A genome region from Labilibaculum antarcticum includes the following:
- a CDS encoding efflux RND transporter periplasmic adaptor subunit translates to MKRNHILASIAIILLGLSSCTDSSKQQMAQGPMPFPVQSAEKANVTVYNEYAANIEGEQNIEIRPRVEGFVDKIYIDEGSQVKKGQLLFKLSAETLNQQVNAANAIVEVAKAQVVSAKVEVDKIKPLVEKNIISSVQLQTAESALNAAKAQLNAANADYLNAKENLSYTVITSPVDGMIGDIPYRVGSLVGRAETQPLTTVSNISNVYAYFNLNEKQLLQFNRQLNGNSVDDMIKALPEVELILADGSVYEQKGRIETINGMVNPRTGSVSFRAIFPNPANLLRSGISGIIKLPSMQNEVILVPQKATFELQGKKFVYLVDKDSKVLSKEVNISESIDQDFIVQNGLDAGQTFVIGGLIKLREGMQIKPVTEKHTPEGNAAFSKK, encoded by the coding sequence ATGAAAAGAAATCACATCTTAGCAAGCATAGCGATCATCCTACTGGGCTTATCATCTTGTACGGATTCATCAAAGCAACAAATGGCACAAGGGCCAATGCCTTTTCCTGTGCAGTCAGCAGAAAAAGCGAATGTAACTGTTTACAATGAATATGCTGCAAATATAGAAGGAGAGCAAAACATCGAAATCCGACCTAGAGTGGAAGGATTCGTCGACAAAATTTATATTGATGAAGGAAGTCAGGTAAAAAAAGGACAACTATTATTCAAACTAAGTGCTGAGACGTTGAATCAACAGGTTAATGCTGCCAATGCTATAGTTGAAGTGGCAAAAGCACAAGTTGTATCAGCAAAGGTTGAAGTGGATAAAATTAAACCTTTGGTAGAGAAAAATATCATTAGCTCAGTTCAGCTTCAAACTGCGGAAAGTGCTTTAAATGCAGCAAAAGCGCAACTAAATGCAGCCAATGCAGATTACCTAAATGCGAAAGAAAACTTAAGTTATACGGTAATTACAAGCCCGGTGGATGGAATGATTGGTGACATACCTTACAGAGTAGGTAGTTTAGTTGGCCGTGCCGAAACACAACCACTTACAACTGTTTCTAATATCAGTAATGTGTATGCTTATTTCAACCTAAACGAAAAGCAATTGTTACAATTCAACCGACAATTGAACGGGAATAGTGTTGATGATATGATTAAGGCATTACCTGAAGTAGAGCTTATTCTTGCTGATGGTTCTGTATACGAACAAAAAGGACGAATTGAAACCATCAATGGAATGGTAAATCCAAGAACCGGAAGCGTAAGCTTTCGTGCAATTTTCCCAAATCCAGCTAATTTATTGCGAAGTGGTATTAGTGGTATTATAAAATTACCATCCATGCAAAATGAAGTTATTTTGGTTCCCCAAAAAGCAACTTTTGAATTACAAGGGAAGAAATTTGTGTATCTGGTTGATAAGGACAGCAAAGTACTATCCAAAGAGGTGAATATATCCGAATCTATCGATCAGGATTTTATTGTGCAAAACGGGTTGGATGCAGGACAAACATTTGTTATTGGCGGACTAATTAAACTTCGTGAAGGAATGCAAATTAAGCCTGTAACAGAAAAGCACACACCTGAAGGAAACGCAGCATTTTCTAAAAAATAA
- a CDS encoding GbsR/MarR family transcriptional regulator: protein MMDLTQLEEQKKILVERFGMFMEKQENLAPIAARIFATLFMNKEKGITFDDLVHFLGASKSTISTNLQNLTKSNMIVYHTEPGDRKKYYSLSPVGFLARIEEKIADFKTEHLLVGQILDHKKLANEITKENEPQYIEDHETPYLDYLSNTVTILEQLRDEIKEKCPLTH, encoded by the coding sequence ATGATGGATCTTACCCAATTAGAAGAGCAAAAGAAAATATTAGTAGAACGATTTGGAATGTTCATGGAGAAGCAGGAAAACCTTGCCCCTATAGCCGCAAGAATCTTTGCCACTCTTTTCATGAATAAGGAAAAAGGAATCACTTTTGACGATTTAGTTCATTTTTTAGGAGCGAGTAAGAGTACAATCTCGACCAATCTACAGAACCTAACTAAATCGAACATGATTGTATATCATACTGAACCAGGTGACCGGAAGAAGTATTACAGCCTATCCCCTGTTGGGTTTTTGGCGAGAATTGAAGAGAAAATTGCTGATTTTAAAACAGAGCATTTATTGGTTGGACAGATATTGGATCACAAGAAACTAGCCAATGAAATTACAAAAGAAAATGAGCCACAATATATTGAGGACCACGAAACTCCATATTTGGATTATTTATCGAATACAGTAACAATTTTGGAACAGCTTCGCGATGAGATAAAAGAGAAATGTCCGCTGACTCACTAA
- the corA gene encoding magnesium/cobalt transporter CorA has product MARFIKKSKHEIGISPDELLFRGEQKIDNVLLRIIDFDANNLEENAMATVNEVLKYQEKDTVTWFNVDGIHNTSIMQEIAKGFNLDPLIMADVMNTQSRPMIQEYDNCIYISIKMLRHDEETNLIQVENLSLILTKTVLITFQERKGDVFEPVRGRIRKQKKRIRNSGTDYLAFALLDIVIDNYIYIISEFGEKIETLEENLLLEPKQSVIEDINNYKRELNFLRKNIKPAKEMILNLSKMESDLIEYSTDVHFRELQDNINQANESSDSYREILSDQLNIYHTTISSKLNDIMKFLTIFSVIFIPLTFIAGIYGTNFDVVPELHYEYSYFIMWFVMLSVAIGMLFYFKKRKWF; this is encoded by the coding sequence ATGGCAAGATTTATAAAAAAGTCAAAGCATGAAATTGGCATCTCTCCAGACGAATTATTATTTCGGGGAGAACAAAAAATAGACAATGTGTTGTTACGTATTATCGATTTTGATGCAAATAATCTTGAAGAGAATGCAATGGCAACAGTAAATGAGGTGCTCAAGTATCAGGAAAAAGATACCGTAACCTGGTTTAATGTCGATGGAATTCATAATACATCCATTATGCAAGAAATTGCAAAAGGTTTCAACCTGGATCCCCTCATTATGGCAGATGTAATGAATACTCAGTCGAGACCAATGATACAGGAGTATGACAATTGTATTTATATTTCGATTAAAATGCTCCGTCACGACGAAGAAACAAATCTTATTCAGGTTGAAAATTTAAGTTTAATTTTGACAAAAACAGTACTGATTACCTTTCAGGAAAGAAAAGGCGATGTTTTTGAACCTGTTCGGGGAAGAATCAGAAAGCAGAAAAAACGAATACGTAATTCAGGGACAGATTATTTGGCTTTTGCTCTTCTCGATATTGTAATCGACAATTACATCTATATTATTAGTGAGTTTGGTGAAAAGATTGAAACTTTAGAAGAAAATTTGCTTTTGGAGCCAAAACAGTCGGTAATTGAAGATATCAACAACTATAAACGTGAGTTAAATTTTCTTCGAAAAAACATTAAGCCCGCTAAAGAAATGATCCTTAACCTTTCTAAAATGGAATCGGACTTAATTGAATATTCAACAGATGTGCATTTTAGAGAACTACAGGACAATATTAATCAGGCAAATGAATCGTCGGACAGTTACCGGGAAATCCTCTCTGATCAGCTGAATATTTACCACACAACCATAAGTAGTAAACTGAATGACATCATGAAATTCCTAACGATTTTCTCAGTCATTTTTATTCCTCTAACATTTATAGCTGGAATATATGGAACTAATTTCGATGTAGTGCCTGAACTTCACTATGAGTATAGCTATTTCATTATGTGGTTTGTGATGCTTAGCGTGGCAATAGGAATGCTGTTCTATTTTAAAAAGAGAAAATGGTTTTAG
- a CDS encoding DUF21 domain-containing protein, with protein sequence MNEMLIWIGIAFCITQSAMFSGLNLAFFSLTRLRLEVEAETSSLMGAKQVLEMRKDSNFLLTTILWGNVAINVLLTLLSDSVMTGFISFGFSTVLITLFGEIVPQAYFSRNALKMASFLTPILKFYQILFYPVAKPSALVLDFWLGKESVQYFAEKNIKMFIKKHMEGTGNEIDHIEGTGAINFFSLDDINILHEGEALNPKSIISLKSSNDKLIFPDYAAKPEDDFLKRINESGEKWITFTDENDIPKLVLDADEFIRSILFSGDVKQIINYCHVPIIITDDSYNLGNVIQKLRIKMDINSDSPLKNDIVLFWKTDNKHIITGADILGRLLKGI encoded by the coding sequence ATGAATGAAATGTTAATTTGGATTGGAATTGCTTTTTGCATTACACAATCAGCCATGTTTTCGGGACTAAATCTGGCTTTTTTCAGTCTCACCCGACTTCGACTTGAAGTTGAGGCGGAAACTTCATCTTTAATGGGTGCAAAGCAAGTATTGGAAATGCGTAAGGATTCAAATTTCCTGTTAACTACTATTTTGTGGGGGAATGTTGCGATTAATGTTTTATTAACCTTGCTCTCCGATTCGGTAATGACTGGATTTATTTCATTTGGATTTTCTACGGTTTTGATTACTCTTTTTGGCGAAATTGTACCTCAGGCTTATTTTTCAAGAAATGCATTAAAAATGGCCTCTTTTTTAACTCCAATTTTAAAGTTTTATCAGATCCTTTTTTATCCCGTCGCGAAACCAAGTGCTCTTGTATTGGATTTCTGGCTTGGGAAAGAATCGGTGCAATACTTTGCGGAAAAGAACATCAAGATGTTTATAAAAAAGCACATGGAGGGAACCGGCAATGAAATTGACCATATTGAAGGAACCGGAGCCATTAATTTCTTTTCGCTTGATGATATAAATATTTTGCATGAAGGTGAAGCTCTCAACCCCAAAAGTATTATCAGTTTAAAAAGCAGTAATGATAAATTGATATTTCCGGATTACGCCGCTAAGCCAGAAGATGATTTTTTGAAAAGAATAAACGAATCCGGAGAAAAATGGATCACTTTTACAGATGAAAACGACATTCCAAAATTGGTTTTAGATGCCGATGAATTTATTCGCAGTATCCTATTTTCAGGAGATGTGAAGCAAATAATTAATTATTGCCACGTCCCAATAATTATTACAGATGATTCATATAATCTGGGAAACGTAATCCAGAAATTAAGAATCAAAATGGATATCAATTCCGACAGTCCGCTTAAAAATGACATTGTTCTATTTTGGAAGACCGACAATAAACATATCATAACAGGAGCCGATATTTTAGGCCGATTGTTAAAAGGAATATAA
- a CDS encoding LytR/AlgR family response regulator transcription factor → MNINCIIVDDEIHARKVLEKYIQDIPHVTLVKSCKNALEAMEVLRNSSVDAMFLDINMPKLSGLSFLESLVNPPLVVITTAYREYAVDAYELDVMDYLHKPIPFPRFIKAISKIEEKLQLKNNLQTVSQDNTPDTSQNFIFIKADKKTIKLNFEDIKYIEGLGDYIKIHTKSKNIVSKLTIKKMEELLPENLFPRVHKSFIISLQLIDSIEGNQVEIGDQKIPIGQMYRQAFMDLINTFLKK, encoded by the coding sequence ATGAATATAAATTGCATTATAGTAGATGATGAAATTCATGCAAGAAAAGTATTGGAAAAATACATTCAGGATATTCCTCACGTTACTTTGGTGAAATCGTGTAAAAATGCCTTGGAAGCTATGGAAGTGCTCCGAAACAGCAGTGTCGATGCCATGTTTTTAGATATCAATATGCCTAAGCTTAGCGGATTGAGTTTTTTAGAAAGTCTTGTGAATCCACCATTGGTTGTTATTACCACAGCTTACCGAGAATATGCCGTAGATGCTTACGAATTAGATGTTATGGACTATTTACACAAGCCAATACCATTTCCACGTTTTATTAAAGCCATTTCTAAAATTGAAGAAAAACTTCAATTAAAAAACAATTTACAAACTGTGTCGCAAGACAATACTCCAGACACAAGTCAGAATTTCATTTTTATTAAGGCTGACAAAAAAACCATAAAACTTAATTTTGAAGACATTAAATACATTGAAGGTTTAGGAGATTACATTAAGATACATACCAAATCAAAAAATATTGTAAGCAAGCTCACCATAAAAAAAATGGAGGAATTGCTACCCGAAAATCTATTTCCCCGCGTTCATAAATCTTTCATCATCTCTCTGCAATTAATCGATTCAATTGAAGGTAATCAAGTAGAAATTGGTGACCAGAAAATCCCCATTGGACAAATGTACCGACAAGCCTTTATGGATTTAATCAATACATTTCTTAAAAAATAA
- a CDS encoding sensor histidine kinase → MNLKDRLYHIFSIRWVQHLSFWSVFLLLELGRFTDMDPERIPREILFEGIQNSFIAILVYFNLRFLIPRYWNTGRYGKYVLIFIICEVFTISTLSLLFYHFPDLEFKRFIRFNTTKIIMMNTFKTNIFVLSSTLFHFVKEWIKLKDENLKFTEKAQEQLEAELNVLKGQVNPHFLFNTLNNIYSMSLYDSVKTPDMILRLSQLISYMIYECKDEEVQLEKEIQFIKNYIELESIRVEDVATIQLNIEGENPGHKIPPLLFIPLIENAFKHGISSELETSEIKILMKISQHNIDLEISNPLESKSGVINTKEHDGLGIENVRKRLNLLFPNKHIFEIFETKNQYTTHLSLSI, encoded by the coding sequence ATGAATTTAAAAGACAGATTATATCATATATTTTCGATAAGATGGGTTCAGCACCTTTCCTTTTGGTCGGTTTTCCTATTATTAGAATTAGGCCGTTTTACCGATATGGATCCAGAGCGAATTCCCAGGGAAATTCTGTTCGAGGGAATCCAAAATTCATTTATCGCAATTCTGGTTTATTTTAATTTAAGGTTTTTAATTCCACGCTATTGGAATACCGGCAGATATGGCAAATATGTATTAATATTCATTATTTGTGAGGTTTTTACCATCTCAACATTAAGTCTATTATTCTATCACTTTCCCGATTTAGAATTTAAAAGGTTCATCAGATTTAACACCACTAAAATCATCATGATGAATACATTTAAAACAAATATATTTGTCTTATCAAGTACATTATTTCATTTCGTAAAAGAATGGATTAAACTGAAGGATGAGAATCTAAAATTCACAGAGAAAGCTCAGGAACAATTAGAAGCAGAATTAAACGTACTAAAAGGCCAGGTCAATCCACATTTCCTGTTCAATACACTTAACAATATTTACTCGATGAGTTTATACGATTCAGTGAAAACTCCAGATATGATTCTAAGATTGAGTCAGCTTATTAGTTATATGATTTATGAATGCAAAGATGAAGAAGTTCAACTAGAGAAAGAGATTCAATTTATAAAAAACTATATTGAATTAGAATCAATAAGAGTTGAGGATGTTGCTACCATTCAATTAAATATTGAAGGAGAGAATCCTGGACATAAAATACCACCCCTTTTGTTTATTCCCCTAATCGAGAATGCATTTAAGCACGGAATATCATCAGAATTGGAAACATCTGAAATTAAAATTCTCATGAAAATATCACAACACAATATTGATCTTGAAATAAGCAATCCTTTAGAATCAAAAAGTGGTGTAATTAATACGAAAGAACACGATGGTTTAGGAATTGAGAACGTTAGAAAGAGGCTAAATTTGTTATTTCCGAACAAACACATTTTCGAAATATTTGAGACCAAAAACCAATACACTACACATTTAAGCTTATCGATATGA
- a CDS encoding efflux RND transporter periplasmic adaptor subunit: MLKRKSILLGVIVIVVCFGITFVFADMKKAPKESDVVSKEIIVPVQTIKNSKINLVLSVVGNLEASDKVDVYTEVTGILQPSQKQFLEGVRFSGGEVLLSLNDDKFRSEVFSQRSSFMNEIATILPDLKFDYPESYITWEKYLKEFDVEKELAPIPTAQNEKEKYYLAGKNIYTDYYTIKGQEIELSKYQIIAPFMGEVIESDIKTGTLVIAGQKLGEFANTKAYDLVVGIDLNSLTGIKEGNKVNIYSESTTGKWSGVVRRISNKVDDETQMVDIYIAINGSNLKEGMFLSANIELKKDVFGIEIPRKFLVNSEYVFTVKDGVINQQQVSVVQKKTDSVILEGLEDNALLVLKTTGIHKGISVTTREQ, encoded by the coding sequence ATGTTAAAAAGAAAAAGTATCCTTTTAGGAGTAATCGTAATTGTTGTTTGTTTTGGCATCACATTCGTTTTTGCAGATATGAAGAAAGCACCAAAGGAGAGTGATGTTGTTTCAAAAGAAATAATTGTTCCTGTTCAAACGATAAAAAACAGCAAAATAAATTTAGTGCTTTCCGTAGTAGGAAATTTGGAAGCTAGTGATAAAGTAGATGTGTATACTGAAGTTACAGGCATTCTACAGCCTTCCCAAAAACAATTTTTGGAAGGAGTGCGGTTTTCGGGTGGGGAAGTTCTTTTATCTCTTAACGACGATAAATTCAGATCCGAAGTGTTTTCCCAGCGTAGTAGTTTTATGAATGAGATTGCGACCATTTTGCCTGATTTAAAGTTTGATTATCCGGAAAGTTATATAACCTGGGAGAAATACCTGAAAGAATTCGACGTTGAAAAAGAACTGGCTCCCATACCTACTGCACAAAATGAAAAGGAAAAGTACTACTTAGCCGGAAAAAATATTTATACCGATTACTACACAATTAAAGGTCAGGAAATTGAACTTTCTAAATATCAAATTATTGCTCCTTTTATGGGCGAAGTGATCGAGTCGGATATCAAAACAGGAACCCTAGTAATAGCTGGTCAAAAATTAGGGGAGTTTGCGAATACAAAAGCTTACGATTTAGTGGTAGGTATCGATCTAAATAGTCTTACTGGTATTAAGGAAGGAAACAAAGTGAATATCTATTCAGAATCTACGACAGGTAAATGGTCGGGTGTTGTGCGACGAATTAGCAATAAAGTAGACGATGAAACCCAAATGGTGGATATTTACATTGCAATAAATGGGAGTAATCTGAAAGAAGGAATGTTCTTAAGTGCTAATATAGAGCTTAAAAAAGATGTTTTTGGAATTGAGATTCCTCGTAAATTTCTAGTGAATTCAGAATATGTATTCACGGTTAAGGATGGAGTTATCAATCAGCAACAGGTTTCAGTCGTTCAGAAGAAAACTGATTCTGTTATTCTAGAGGGGTTAGAAGATAATGCTTTACTCGTTTTAAAAACAACGGGTATACACAAAGGGATTTCGGTGACTACCCGCGAACAGTAA
- a CDS encoding efflux RND transporter permease subunit — translation MKALIKYFVKYPFAGNLLAGVFVLLGMFGLFTLNSSVMPQIDPGMLSITASYPGASPEEVEKGVALKIEDNLKGISGVEKVTSSSTENYCSIYVDLESGYDPNIALQDVKNAVDGISSFPAAVENISVAKREFTMLAVSMSLSGDIDLKDLKTYARSIENDLRGIDGISQVDLYGFPDEEIEVSVNEDALKAYNITIDEIYNAVVAANIEQTGGTIRGENEELRIRVNEKQYYAEGLKDIVVRSQENGGTVYLSDLAVVNDKWNEEPNRIYINGDPAVKISITQTSREDILVISETINKYVAKYNEEHEVVKLNVLQDKSSSIKVMQDILANNGIAGFLLVLLFLSLFLNHRLSFWVAIGIPISFMGMFMVAGMYGLTLNRISLFGMILVIGILVDDGIVICENIFQHYEKGKSALQAGIDGTMEVMPAVFSAVLTTIVAFTAFFFIDGVIGEFFRELAFVVIFALIFSLIEAFLILPAHVVHSKALRANKKESKIEKISMTAVSYLRRWTYEPLIRFCLNNKLVTIGLAIGLFAMTIGAYEGGIIKTGDSSVDNNDYVDVELEMPAGTPENETLLYMQRIEDAAIEAGEEFQDKSITGEPVITGTELNITASNVGTLKVYLLGTQKRNFLSTEYSNLIKDKVGEIPQAQLLSYTQESHFGKAVSISLQSSNLEDLYLAKNEFKTHLSRMEGLMNVQDNDELGMREVKLKLKKSAYKLGLTLSDLSSQVRAGFYGKEVQRLQRGTDVVKVWVRYPKQERSSVGNLENMRIRTDDGGEYYLKDVAEIIYERNLVQINHLDGQREITVEADAANATVNMSEINSEIEDHILPDLKAKYAGLRFRYGGHEENLQKAKSSGILIAPVILVLLFAIVIFTFRSYFQTILIFTLVPLGFIGVGWGHWIHGVALDMPSYLGMVALMGVMVNDSIVLISTFNKQLKTGKEFMTAIYDSCVSRFRPIVLTSLTTIIGIAPLIVSNEPEAKMVIPMAISLAYGLAIATFLNLLLLPVLLVAVNSLKCKYKWLLTGVMPSRESVETAVKELEQ, via the coding sequence ATGAAGGCATTAATTAAATATTTTGTAAAATATCCCTTCGCTGGGAACCTTTTGGCTGGAGTGTTCGTTTTATTGGGAATGTTTGGACTCTTTACGCTAAATTCCTCGGTGATGCCTCAGATTGATCCGGGAATGCTTAGTATTACGGCCAGTTACCCGGGCGCATCCCCCGAAGAAGTTGAAAAAGGAGTTGCCCTAAAAATTGAAGATAACCTAAAGGGAATTAGTGGAGTAGAGAAGGTTACTTCATCTTCAACCGAGAATTATTGTTCTATTTATGTGGATTTGGAATCGGGATACGATCCTAATATAGCCTTACAGGATGTGAAAAATGCTGTAGATGGAATTAGTTCTTTTCCTGCTGCAGTAGAGAATATTAGTGTAGCAAAAAGAGAATTCACCATGCTTGCCGTTTCCATGTCGTTGAGTGGTGATATTGATTTAAAAGATCTTAAAACTTATGCCAGATCAATCGAAAATGATTTAAGAGGCATAGATGGTATTTCCCAGGTAGATTTATATGGTTTCCCTGATGAAGAAATAGAAGTGAGTGTGAACGAGGACGCTCTAAAAGCCTACAACATTACGATTGATGAGATTTACAACGCAGTTGTTGCAGCAAATATCGAACAAACTGGAGGTACCATTCGTGGAGAAAACGAAGAATTGAGAATCCGTGTTAATGAGAAGCAATATTATGCTGAAGGTTTAAAGGATATTGTAGTTCGTTCGCAAGAAAATGGAGGAACAGTTTATTTAAGTGATTTGGCTGTTGTTAACGACAAATGGAACGAAGAGCCTAATCGGATTTATATCAACGGAGATCCAGCAGTTAAAATTTCAATTACACAGACTTCTCGCGAGGATATTTTAGTCATATCTGAAACTATAAATAAGTATGTAGCCAAATATAATGAGGAACATGAAGTAGTCAAACTAAATGTGCTTCAAGATAAGTCTTCCTCTATAAAAGTGATGCAGGATATTCTGGCAAACAACGGAATTGCAGGTTTTCTGCTGGTGCTGTTATTTCTTTCTCTTTTCCTGAACCATCGCCTTTCTTTTTGGGTGGCAATTGGGATTCCAATTTCATTCATGGGAATGTTTATGGTGGCCGGGATGTATGGCCTCACACTAAACAGAATTTCCTTGTTTGGGATGATTCTTGTTATCGGTATTCTGGTGGATGATGGTATTGTTATTTGTGAAAATATTTTTCAGCATTACGAAAAAGGAAAATCAGCCTTACAAGCAGGAATCGACGGTACAATGGAAGTTATGCCCGCTGTGTTTTCTGCTGTGTTAACAACGATTGTTGCTTTTACTGCATTTTTCTTTATTGATGGTGTTATTGGTGAGTTTTTTCGAGAATTGGCATTTGTGGTAATATTTGCTTTGATTTTTTCTTTGATTGAAGCATTCCTTATACTTCCCGCTCATGTGGTGCATTCTAAAGCCCTTCGAGCAAATAAAAAAGAGTCTAAAATTGAGAAAATATCGATGACGGCTGTTTCTTATTTAAGAAGATGGACATATGAACCACTGATTCGTTTTTGTCTAAATAATAAATTGGTTACCATCGGTTTGGCAATTGGATTATTTGCCATGACTATTGGTGCGTATGAAGGAGGAATTATTAAAACGGGAGATAGTTCTGTTGATAATAATGATTACGTAGATGTGGAACTGGAAATGCCTGCTGGCACACCCGAAAATGAAACACTTCTTTACATGCAACGAATTGAGGATGCAGCAATAGAAGCAGGAGAAGAATTTCAGGACAAAAGTATAACTGGAGAACCTGTTATTACTGGTACCGAATTGAATATTACAGCCTCGAATGTAGGAACTTTGAAGGTATATTTGTTGGGCACCCAGAAAAGAAATTTTTTATCAACAGAATATAGTAATTTAATAAAAGATAAGGTTGGAGAAATTCCTCAGGCTCAGCTGCTCAGTTATACTCAGGAAAGTCATTTCGGAAAAGCTGTATCAATATCATTGCAGAGTAGCAATTTAGAGGATTTATATCTTGCCAAAAATGAATTCAAGACACACTTATCCAGAATGGAAGGACTAATGAATGTTCAGGATAATGATGAACTTGGAATGCGTGAGGTGAAATTAAAATTAAAGAAGAGTGCTTATAAGTTAGGCTTAACATTAAGCGATCTGTCTAGTCAAGTAAGAGCAGGTTTTTATGGAAAGGAAGTACAGCGTTTACAGCGAGGAACCGACGTGGTGAAAGTTTGGGTTCGCTACCCAAAGCAGGAGCGGTCTTCGGTAGGAAATCTTGAGAATATGAGAATCAGAACCGACGACGGAGGAGAATACTACCTAAAAGATGTTGCTGAGATCATTTACGAAAGAAATTTGGTTCAAATTAATCACTTAGATGGGCAACGTGAAATTACAGTTGAAGCTGATGCGGCAAATGCAACGGTTAATATGTCCGAAATTAACAGTGAAATTGAGGATCATATTTTACCCGATTTAAAAGCAAAATATGCAGGCTTACGATTCCGTTACGGAGGTCATGAGGAAAATCTGCAAAAGGCAAAATCTTCAGGAATTCTAATCGCTCCGGTTATTCTTGTTCTTCTATTTGCCATTGTAATTTTCACATTTCGATCTTATTTTCAAACCATATTAATTTTCACTCTTGTTCCTCTTGGATTTATTGGTGTAGGATGGGGACACTGGATTCATGGTGTTGCTTTAGATATGCCATCATATTTGGGTATGGTCGCGCTAATGGGCGTAATGGTGAACGATTCAATTGTTCTTATAAGTACATTTAACAAGCAATTGAAGACTGGTAAAGAATTCATGACTGCAATTTATGATTCGTGTGTTTCGCGCTTCAGACCCATCGTCTTAACCTCTTTAACCACCATCATTGGTATTGCTCCTTTAATAGTATCCAATGAACCCGAGGCGAAAATGGTAATTCCTATGGCCATTTCATTAGCTTATGGACTTGCTATAGCTACCTTCTTAAATCTTCTATTATTGCCAGTTTTATTGGTTGCTGTCAACTCCCTTAAATGCAAATACAAATGGTTACTAACAGGAGTTATGCCATCTCGAGAGAGTGTAGAAACTGCTGTTAAAGAGCTTGAACAATAG